The Tachyglossus aculeatus isolate mTacAcu1 chromosome 22, mTacAcu1.pri, whole genome shotgun sequence genome window below encodes:
- the EIF4G2 gene encoding eukaryotic translation initiation factor 4 gamma 2: MAKGAGAEASGRGTATRTGRAWPEGQGGRRKGVWVGGREDRAPRGTKNGQGGRRKGVWEGGREARAPQGTKNGQGPRRKGGTKNGQSGRRKGVWEGGREERPGPRPSGDKERPRPTAQWRLGRGPRGPRPSGDKERPRRPAQRRLGRGPRGQGCRRKGVWEGSREAQAPQATKNGQGGRRKGVWEGGREAQAPQGTKDGQGRRREGVWEGAGRARPVLCARFSPPPPPLPLNIILLKILHYPAAKVESAIAEGGASRFSASSGGGGSRGAPQHYPKTAGNSEFLGKTPGQNAQKWIPARSTRRDDNSAANNSANEKERHDAIFRKVRGILNKLTPEKFDKLCLELLNVGVESKLILKGVILLIVDKALEEPKYSSLYAQLCLRLAEDAPNFDGPAAEGQPGQKQSTTFRRLLISKLQDEFENRTRNVDIYDKRDNPLLPEEEEQRAIAKIKMLGNIKFIGELGKLDLIHESILHKCIKTLLEKKKRVQLKDMGEDLECLCQIMRTVGPRLDHERAKSLMDQYFARMCSLMLSKELPARIRFLLQDTVELREHNWVPRKAFLDNGPKTINQIRQDAVKDLGVFIPAPMAQGMRSDFFLEGPFMPPRIKLDRDPLGGLADMFGQMPGSGIGTGPGVIQDRFSPTMGRHRSNQLFNGHGGHILPPQSQFGELGGKFMKSQGLSQLYHNQSQGLLSQLQGQSKDMPPRFSKKGQLNADEISLRPAQSFLMNKNQVPKLQPQITMIPPSAQPPRTQTPPLGQTPQLGLKTNPPLIQEKPAKVSKKPPPSKEELLKLTEAVVTEYLNSGNANEAVNGVREMRAPKHFLPEMISKVIIQSLDRTDEDKEKASSLISLLKQEGLATSDNFMQAFLNVLDQCPKLEVDIPLVKSYLAQFAARAIISELVSVSELAQPLESGTHFPLFLLCLQQLAKLQDREWLTELFQQSKVNMQKMLPEIDQNKDRMLEILEGKGLSFLFPLLKLEKELLKQIKLDPSPQTIYKWIKDNISPKLHVDKGFVNILMTSFLQYISSEVNPPSEETDTSSAPSKEQLEQEKQLLLSFKPVMQKFLHDHVELQVSALYALQVHCNNNNFPKGMLLRFFVHFYDMEIIEEEAFLAWKEDITQEFPGKGKALFQVNQWLTWLETAEEEESEEEAD, encoded by the exons ATGGCCAAGGGGGCCGGCGCAGAGGCGTCTGGGAGGGGCACCGCCACGAGGACCGGCCGGGCCTGGCCTGAGGGCCAAGGCGGCCGGCGCAAAGGCGTCTGGGTAGGGGGTCGCGAGGACCGGGCCCCTCGGGGGACAAAGAATGGCCAAGGCGGCCGGCGCAAAGGCGTCTGGGAAGGGGGTCGCGAGGCCCGCGCTCCTCAGGGGACAAAGAATGGCCAAGGCCCACGGCGCAAAGGC GGGACAAAGAACGGCCAAAGCGGCCGGCGCAAGGGCGTCTGGGAAGGGGGTCGCGAGGAGCGGCCGGGCCCGCGCCCCTCAGGGGACAAAGAACGGCCAAGGCCGACGGCGCAATGGCGTCTGGGAAGGGGGCCGCGAGGCCCGCGCCCCTCAGGAGACAAAGAACGGCCAAGGCGGCCGGCGCAAAGGCGTCTGGGAAGGGGGCCGCGAGGACAAGGCTGCCGGCGCAAAGGCGTCTGGGAAGGGAGCCGCGAGGCCCAAGCTCCTCAGGCCACAAAGAACGGCCAAGGCGGCCGGCGCAAAGGCGTCTGGGAAGGGGGCCGCGAGGCCCAAGCTCCTCAGGGGACAAAGGACGGCCAAGGCCGCCGGCGCGAAGGCGTCTGGGAGGGAGCAGGACgggccaggccagtgctctgcgcacg gttctccccccctccccctcccctcccgttaAATATTATTCTTTTGAAGATTCTTCATTATCCAGCCGCCAAAGTGGAGAGTGCGATCGCAGAAGGGGGTGCTTCTCGTTTCAG TGCTTCTTCGGGCGGAGGAGGAAGTAGGGGTGCACCTCAGCACTATCCCAAGACTGCTGGCAACAG CGAGTTCCTGGGGAAAACCCCAGGGCAAAACGCTCAGAAATGGATTCCTGCACGAAGCACTAGACGAGATGACAACTCCGCAGCAAACAACTCCGCAAATGAAAAAGAACGACATGACGCGATCTTCAGGAAAGTAAGAGG CATACTAAATAAGCTTACTCCTGAGAAGTTTGACAAGCTATGCCTTGAGCTCCTCAATGTGGGTGTAGAGTCGAAGCTCATCCTCAAAGGGGTCATACTGCTG ATTGTGGACAAAGCCCTTGAAGAGCCAAAGTATAGCTCACTGTACGCTCAACTCTGTCTGCGATTGGCAGAAGATGCACCAAACTTTGATGGCCCAGCAGCAGAGGGTCAGCCAGGACAGAAGCAGAGCACA ACATTCAGACGCCTCCTAATTTCCAAACTACAAGATGAATTTGAAAACCGAACCAGAAATGTTGATA TCTATGACAAGCGCGACAACCCCCTCCTCCCTGAGGAGGAGGAACAAAGAGCCATTGCTAAGATCAAGATGTTGGGGAACATCAAATTCATTGGAGAGCTTGGCAAGCTTGATCTTATTCATGAATCTATCCTTCATAAGTGCATCAAAACA CTTTTGGAAAAGAAGAAGAGAGTCCAACTCAAGGATATGGGAGAGGATTTGGAGTGCCTCTGTCAGATAATGAGGACGGTTGGGCCTAGATTAGACCATGAAAGAGCCAAG tcCTTAATGGATCAGTACTTTGCCCGTATGTGCTCCTTGATGTTAAGTAAGGAATTGCCAGCAAGGATTCGTTTCCTGCTGCAG GATACTGTGGAGTTGCGAGAACACAATTGGGTTCCTCGCAAAGCTTTTCTTGACAATGGACCAAAGACGATCAATCAAATCCGTCAAGATGCAGTAAAA GATCTGGGAGTTTTCATTCCCGCTCCTATGGCTCAAGGGATGAGAAGTGACTTCTTTCTGGAGGGACCGTTCATGCCACCCAGGATCAAACTTGATAGGGATCCCCTTGGAGGACTTGCTGATATGTTTGGACAAATGCCAG GAAGCGGAATCGGTACTGGCCCAGGAGTTATCCAGGATAGATTTTCACCCACCATGGGGCGTCATCGTTCAAATCAACTCTTCAATGGCCACGGGGGACACATCCTGCCCCCCCAGTCCCAGTTTGGCGAGTTGGGAGGCAAGTTTATGAAAAGCCAG GGGCTAAGCCAGCTCTACCATAACCAGAGTCAGGGACTCTTATCCCAGCTACAAGGACAGTCCAAGGATATGCCACCCCGGTTTTCTAAGAAAGGACAGCTTAATGCAGATGAG ATTAGCCTGAGGCCTGCTCAGTCTTTCCTAATGAATAAAAATCAAGTGCCAAAGCTTCAGCCCCAGATAACCATGATCCCTCCCAGCGCACAACCACCACGCACTCAAACACCACCCTTGGGACAG ACTCCTCAGCTTGGTCTCAAAACTAATCCACCGCTGATCCAGGAGAAGCCCGCCAAGGTCAGCAAAAAGCCTCCTCCGTCTAAGGAAGAACTACTTAAACTAACT GAAGCTGTTGTGACTGAGTACCTGAACAGCGGGAACGCCAACGAGGCGGTCAACGGCGTGCGGGAAATGAGGGCACCGAAACACTTCCTTCCAGAGATGATAAGTAAAGTCATCATCCAGTCGCTTGATCGGACTGACGAAGACAAGGAAAAAGCAAGTTCTCTGATCAGTCTACTGAAGCAGGAAGGGCTAGCCACCAGTGACAACTTCATGCAG GCTTTCCTGAACGTGTTGGATCAGTGCCCCAAACTGGAGGTGGACATCCCTTTGGTGAAATCCTATCTGGCCCAGTTCGCCGCCCGCGCCATCATTTCAGAGCTGGTGAGCGTTTCCGAGCTAGCTCAACCGTTGGAAAGCGGCAcccattttcccctcttcctgctcTGCCTTCAGCAGTTGGCGAAGTTACAAGATCGCGAGTGGTTAACCGAGCTTTTCCAACAAAGCAAAGTCAACATGCAGAAAATGCTCCCAG aaattgaTCAGAATAAGGATCGAATGTTGGAGATCTTGGAAGGAAAGGGACTTagtttccttttcccccttctcaaaCTAGAGAAGGAACTGTTGAAGCAAATAAAATTGGATCCATCCCCTCAAACCATTTACAAGTGGATTAAAGATAACATTTCGCCCAAACTTCATGTAGATAAGGGATTCGTGAACATCTTAATGACCAG CTTCTTGCAGTATATTTCTAGTGAAGTGAACCCACCCAGTGAAGAAACCGATACTTCCTCGGCTCCTTCGAAAGAGCAGCTGGAGCAGGAGAAgcaactgcttctctctttcaagCCGGTAATGCAAAAGTTCCTCCATGATCACGTCGAACTTCAGGTCAGTGCCCTGTACGCTCTGCAGGTGCACTGCAACAATAACAACTTCCCAAAAG GCATGTTGTTGCGCTTTTTCGTTCACTTCTATGACATGGAAATCATTGAAGAAGAAGCTTTCTTGGCGTGGAAAGAAGATATAACCCAAGAGTTTCCAGGGAAGGGCAAGGCTTTATTCCAG GTGAACCAGTGGCTCACCTGGCTCGAAACCGCTGAAGAAGAAGAATCCGAGGAAGAAGCTGACTAA